A DNA window from Chiroxiphia lanceolata isolate bChiLan1 chromosome 6, bChiLan1.pri, whole genome shotgun sequence contains the following coding sequences:
- the CPSF7 gene encoding cleavage and polyadenylation specificity factor subunit 7 isoform X1, translating into MSEGVDLIDIYADEEFTQDPEFSNADQMDLYDDVLTASSQPQDKRSGGSEAPPEMRPEPSPKAHSKPPAILYTYSGLRNKRAAVYVGSFSWWTTDQQLIQTIRSVGVYDVVELKFAENRANGQSKGYAEVVVASENSVHKLLELLPGKILNGDKVEVRLATRQNLSQFEAQARKRVPPRAHSRDSVDAVDGRATPTDSALPPSRMEKPPSVLPFFSRPPALPLMGLPPPPMPPPPPLSSAFGVPPPPPGIPYQHLLPPPPRLPPPLAVPPPGAVPPALHLNPAFFPPPTAALGPPPDTYGKAMAPYNHSSSRELGPLPPAVSEGEFEEIMNRNRAISSSAISKAVSGASAGDYSNAIETLLTAIAVIKQSRVAGDERCRVLLSSLKDCLHGIEAKSYSSSSSSSSRKRHRSRERSPSRSRESSRRHRDLLHGDERHEDYFPERSREHERHRDRDRDRDRHH; encoded by the exons GACCCGGAGTTCAGTAATGCTGACCAGATGGACCTGTACGACGACGTGCTGACGgccagctcccagccccaggacaaGCGCTCCGGCGGCTCGGAAGCGCCTCCGGAGATGCGTCCGGAGCCGTCCCCCAAGGCCCACAGCAAACCCCCGGCCATCCTCTACACCTACAGCGGGCTCCGCAACAAGAGGGCCGCCGTCTACGTCGGGAGCTTCTCCTGG TGGACGACGGACCAGCAGCTGATCCAGACCATCCGCTCCGTCGGAGTCTACGACGTGGTGGAGCTGAAATTCGCGGAAAACCGAGCCAATGGCCAATCCAAGGG GTACGCGGAGGTGGTGGTGGCCTCCGAGAACTCGGTGCACAAactgctggagctgcttccCGGGAAGATCCTGAACGGAGACAAGGTGGAGGTGAGGTTGGCCACCCGGCAGAACCTGTCCCAGTTCGAGGCCCAGGCTCGGAAAC GTGTGCCGCCGCGGGCCCACTCCCGGGATTCCGTGGACGCCGTGGACGGCCGGGCGACGCCGACGGACAGCGCGCTGCCCCCTTCCCGCATGGAAAAGCCCCCCTCGGTCCTGCCCTTCTTCAGCCGCCCCCCCGCACTGCCCCTCATGGGGCTGCCCCCCCCGCCCatgccccccccgccccccctgTCCTCCGCCTTCGgggtccctcctcctcctcccggaATTCCCtaccagcacctcctgcccccgccgccccggctgccccctcccctggcCGTGCCCCCTCCAGGGGCCGTTCCCCCCGCCCTGCACCTCAATCCCGCCTTCTTCCCACCTCCCACCGCCGCGCTGGGACCCCCCCCGGATACCTATGGCAAGGCCATGGCTCCCTACAACCACAGCAG CAGCCGGGAGCTGGGCCCGCTGCCCCCGGCCGTGAGCGAGGGGGAGTTTGAGGAGATCATGAACCGCAACCGCGCCATTTCCAGCAGCGCCATTTCCAAGGCCGTGTCCGGCGCCAGCGCAG GCGACTACAGCAACGCCATCGAGACGCTGCTCACGGCCATCGCCGTCATCAAACAGTCGCGCGTGGCCGGGGACGAGCGGTGCCGCgtcctgctctcctccctcaAGGATTGCCTGCATGGAATAGAGGCCAAATcctacagcagcagctccagcagcagctccag gaaaaggCACCGATCCCGGGAGCGCTCGCCCAGCCGGTCCCGCGAGAGCAGCCGGAGGCACCGGGATCTGCTGCACGGCGACGAGCGGCACGAGGATTATTTCCCGGAGCGGAGCCGGGAGCACGAGCGGCAccgggacagggacagagacagggaCCGGCACCACTGA
- the CPSF7 gene encoding cleavage and polyadenylation specificity factor subunit 7 isoform X2: MSEGVDLIDIYADEEFTQDPEFSNADQMDLYDDVLTASSQPQDKRSGGSEAPPEMRPEPSPKAHSKPPAILYTYSGLRNKRAAVYVGSFSWWTTDQQLIQTIRSVGVYDVVELKFAENRANGQSKGYAEVVVASENSVHKLLELLPGKILNGDKVEVRLATRQNLSQFEAQARKRVPPRAHSRDSVDAVDGRATPTDSALPPSRMEKPPSVLPFFSRPPALPLMGLPPPPMPPPPPLSSAFGVPPPPPGIPYQHLLPPPPRLPPPLAVPPPGAVPPALHLNPAFFPPPTAALGPPPDTYGKAMAPYNHSSRELGPLPPAVSEGEFEEIMNRNRAISSSAISKAVSGASAGDYSNAIETLLTAIAVIKQSRVAGDERCRVLLSSLKDCLHGIEAKSYSSSSSSSSRKRHRSRERSPSRSRESSRRHRDLLHGDERHEDYFPERSREHERHRDRDRDRDRHH; encoded by the exons GACCCGGAGTTCAGTAATGCTGACCAGATGGACCTGTACGACGACGTGCTGACGgccagctcccagccccaggacaaGCGCTCCGGCGGCTCGGAAGCGCCTCCGGAGATGCGTCCGGAGCCGTCCCCCAAGGCCCACAGCAAACCCCCGGCCATCCTCTACACCTACAGCGGGCTCCGCAACAAGAGGGCCGCCGTCTACGTCGGGAGCTTCTCCTGG TGGACGACGGACCAGCAGCTGATCCAGACCATCCGCTCCGTCGGAGTCTACGACGTGGTGGAGCTGAAATTCGCGGAAAACCGAGCCAATGGCCAATCCAAGGG GTACGCGGAGGTGGTGGTGGCCTCCGAGAACTCGGTGCACAAactgctggagctgcttccCGGGAAGATCCTGAACGGAGACAAGGTGGAGGTGAGGTTGGCCACCCGGCAGAACCTGTCCCAGTTCGAGGCCCAGGCTCGGAAAC GTGTGCCGCCGCGGGCCCACTCCCGGGATTCCGTGGACGCCGTGGACGGCCGGGCGACGCCGACGGACAGCGCGCTGCCCCCTTCCCGCATGGAAAAGCCCCCCTCGGTCCTGCCCTTCTTCAGCCGCCCCCCCGCACTGCCCCTCATGGGGCTGCCCCCCCCGCCCatgccccccccgccccccctgTCCTCCGCCTTCGgggtccctcctcctcctcccggaATTCCCtaccagcacctcctgcccccgccgccccggctgccccctcccctggcCGTGCCCCCTCCAGGGGCCGTTCCCCCCGCCCTGCACCTCAATCCCGCCTTCTTCCCACCTCCCACCGCCGCGCTGGGACCCCCCCCGGATACCTATGGCAAGGCCATGGCTCCCTACAACCACAGCAG CCGGGAGCTGGGCCCGCTGCCCCCGGCCGTGAGCGAGGGGGAGTTTGAGGAGATCATGAACCGCAACCGCGCCATTTCCAGCAGCGCCATTTCCAAGGCCGTGTCCGGCGCCAGCGCAG GCGACTACAGCAACGCCATCGAGACGCTGCTCACGGCCATCGCCGTCATCAAACAGTCGCGCGTGGCCGGGGACGAGCGGTGCCGCgtcctgctctcctccctcaAGGATTGCCTGCATGGAATAGAGGCCAAATcctacagcagcagctccagcagcagctccag gaaaaggCACCGATCCCGGGAGCGCTCGCCCAGCCGGTCCCGCGAGAGCAGCCGGAGGCACCGGGATCTGCTGCACGGCGACGAGCGGCACGAGGATTATTTCCCGGAGCGGAGCCGGGAGCACGAGCGGCAccgggacagggacagagacagggaCCGGCACCACTGA
- the CPSF7 gene encoding cleavage and polyadenylation specificity factor subunit 7 isoform X3 — MDLYDDVLTASSQPQDKRSGGSEAPPEMRPEPSPKAHSKPPAILYTYSGLRNKRAAVYVGSFSWWTTDQQLIQTIRSVGVYDVVELKFAENRANGQSKGYAEVVVASENSVHKLLELLPGKILNGDKVEVRLATRQNLSQFEAQARKRVPPRAHSRDSVDAVDGRATPTDSALPPSRMEKPPSVLPFFSRPPALPLMGLPPPPMPPPPPLSSAFGVPPPPPGIPYQHLLPPPPRLPPPLAVPPPGAVPPALHLNPAFFPPPTAALGPPPDTYGKAMAPYNHSSSRELGPLPPAVSEGEFEEIMNRNRAISSSAISKAVSGASAGDYSNAIETLLTAIAVIKQSRVAGDERCRVLLSSLKDCLHGIEAKSYSSSSSSSSRKRHRSRERSPSRSRESSRRHRDLLHGDERHEDYFPERSREHERHRDRDRDRDRHH, encoded by the exons ATGGACCTGTACGACGACGTGCTGACGgccagctcccagccccaggacaaGCGCTCCGGCGGCTCGGAAGCGCCTCCGGAGATGCGTCCGGAGCCGTCCCCCAAGGCCCACAGCAAACCCCCGGCCATCCTCTACACCTACAGCGGGCTCCGCAACAAGAGGGCCGCCGTCTACGTCGGGAGCTTCTCCTGG TGGACGACGGACCAGCAGCTGATCCAGACCATCCGCTCCGTCGGAGTCTACGACGTGGTGGAGCTGAAATTCGCGGAAAACCGAGCCAATGGCCAATCCAAGGG GTACGCGGAGGTGGTGGTGGCCTCCGAGAACTCGGTGCACAAactgctggagctgcttccCGGGAAGATCCTGAACGGAGACAAGGTGGAGGTGAGGTTGGCCACCCGGCAGAACCTGTCCCAGTTCGAGGCCCAGGCTCGGAAAC GTGTGCCGCCGCGGGCCCACTCCCGGGATTCCGTGGACGCCGTGGACGGCCGGGCGACGCCGACGGACAGCGCGCTGCCCCCTTCCCGCATGGAAAAGCCCCCCTCGGTCCTGCCCTTCTTCAGCCGCCCCCCCGCACTGCCCCTCATGGGGCTGCCCCCCCCGCCCatgccccccccgccccccctgTCCTCCGCCTTCGgggtccctcctcctcctcccggaATTCCCtaccagcacctcctgcccccgccgccccggctgccccctcccctggcCGTGCCCCCTCCAGGGGCCGTTCCCCCCGCCCTGCACCTCAATCCCGCCTTCTTCCCACCTCCCACCGCCGCGCTGGGACCCCCCCCGGATACCTATGGCAAGGCCATGGCTCCCTACAACCACAGCAG CAGCCGGGAGCTGGGCCCGCTGCCCCCGGCCGTGAGCGAGGGGGAGTTTGAGGAGATCATGAACCGCAACCGCGCCATTTCCAGCAGCGCCATTTCCAAGGCCGTGTCCGGCGCCAGCGCAG GCGACTACAGCAACGCCATCGAGACGCTGCTCACGGCCATCGCCGTCATCAAACAGTCGCGCGTGGCCGGGGACGAGCGGTGCCGCgtcctgctctcctccctcaAGGATTGCCTGCATGGAATAGAGGCCAAATcctacagcagcagctccagcagcagctccag gaaaaggCACCGATCCCGGGAGCGCTCGCCCAGCCGGTCCCGCGAGAGCAGCCGGAGGCACCGGGATCTGCTGCACGGCGACGAGCGGCACGAGGATTATTTCCCGGAGCGGAGCCGGGAGCACGAGCGGCAccgggacagggacagagacagggaCCGGCACCACTGA
- the TMEM216 gene encoding transmembrane protein 216, which produces MAPRGRHRSSAPLQILLFLNGWYSATYFLLEAFVFVYKVLLLPYPVSNLVLDVVLLLLYLGTEATRIFFGSKGNLCRRKVPLSLSLALTVPAAALAGYYLLLQTYSLRLESFLSAILLLFYGLELLLGLLALLSFSSADPY; this is translated from the exons ATGGCGCCCAGGG GCCGCCATCGCTCCTCGGCGCCGCTGCAGATCCTGCTTTTCCTCAACGGCTGGTACAGCGCCACTTATTTCCTCCTGGAGGCGTTCGTGTTCGTGTACAAGG tgctgctcctgccctaTCCCGTCTCCAACCTGGTGCTGGACGTGGTGCTGCTCCTTCTCTACCTCGGCACTGAGGCCACGCGGATCTTCTTCG GCTCCAAGGGGAACCTGTGCCGGCGGAAGGTGCCGCTGTCGCTCAGCCTGGCGCTCACGGTGCCGGCGGCGGCGCTGGCCGGGTACtacctgctgctccagacctATTCCCTGCGCCTGGAATCCTTCCTGAGCGccatcctgctcctcttctACGGCCTCGAGCTGCTCCTGGGCCTCCTGGCGCTGCTCTCCTTCTCCAG TGCGGATCCCTACTGA
- the TMEM138 gene encoding transmembrane protein 138 isoform X1 — MLQPSNYSLVLFLQFLLLSYDLFVNSFSELLRTAPAVQLVLFIIQDIAILFNVIIVFLMFFNTFVFQAGLVSLLFHKFKGTILLSAAYLALSISFHVWIMNLRWRDSSRFIWTEGLQTLFVFQRLAAVLYCYFYKRTAVHLGDPLFYQDSLWLRQEFAHFRG; from the exons atgCTCCAGCCCAGCAACTACAGCCTGGTGCTGttcctgcagttcctgctgctttcctacGACCTGTTCGTGAATTCCTTCTCGGAGCTGCTCCGGACGGCTCCGGCCGTGCAGCTCGTCCTCTTCAT CATCCAGGACATCGCCATCCTCTTCAACGTCATCATCGTCTTCCTCATGTTCTTCAACACCTTCGTGTTCCAGGCGGGATTGGTCAGCCTGCTTTTCCACAAGTTCAAGGGGACCATCCTGCTCTCCGCCGCCTACCTGGCGCTCAGCATCTCCTTCCACGTCTGGATCATG AACCTGCGCTGGCGCGACTCCAGCCGCTTCATCTGGACCGAAGGCCTCCAGACCCTCTTCGTTTTCCAGAGGCTGG CGGCCGTGCTCTACTGCTACTTCTACAAGCGGACAGCCGTGCACCTGGGAGACCCCCTCTTCTACCAGGATTCCCTCTGGCTCCGCCAGGAATTTGCCCACTTCCGTGGCTGA
- the TMEM138 gene encoding transmembrane protein 138 isoform X2, whose product MGAFPNRSRAYSQLDVPPSPSGPLGWGSPKLSPGFVPIPPPPSESLEWGLPRPAAGVIPSSLSPSDSLGRGPSQTAPGVIPGFPFPQNLRWRDSSRFIWTEGLQTLFVFQRLAAVLYCYFYKRTAVHLGDPLFYQDSLWLRQEFAHFRG is encoded by the exons ATGGGGGCCTTCCCAAACCGCTCCAGGGCTTATTCCCAGCTGGATGTGCCTCCATCCCCCTCAGGACCTTTGGGATGGGGCTCCCCCAAACTTTCTCCAGGGTTTGTTCCCATCCCTCCGCCCCCCTCAGAATCTCTGGAATGGGGGCTCCCCCGACCTGCTGCAGGGGTTATTCCCAGTTCTCTGTCCCCCTCGGACTCTTTGGGAAGGGGACCCT CCCAAACTGCTCCGGGGGTTATTCCCGGTTTTCCATTCCCTCAGAACCTGCGCTGGCGCGACTCCAGCCGCTTCATCTGGACCGAAGGCCTCCAGACCCTCTTCGTTTTCCAGAGGCTGG CGGCCGTGCTCTACTGCTACTTCTACAAGCGGACAGCCGTGCACCTGGGAGACCCCCTCTTCTACCAGGATTCCCTCTGGCTCCGCCAGGAATTTGCCCACTTCCGTGGCTGA
- the LOC116788720 gene encoding cytochrome b ascorbate-dependent protein 3, with protein MATPSDEEGAVGPRCHQRSVAMLDIPFPPFCAFLGSLGLLCVALVGAWCQHWRGGFSLDGGSRTFNWHPVLMVTGLVVLYGAAALVYRVPNTWSGPKLPWKLLHGGLALGAFVLTVLGLAAVFRFHNSNGTPNMYSLHSWMGLGTVLLFSCQWAAGFGAFLLPWAPAWLRQLYKPIHVFFGSTILMLSVASCVSGINEKLFFSLKNGTTQYKLLPAEAVFANTLGILILLFGVLVVGALARPSWKRPDSDSLDSRQPLLSAER; from the exons ATGGCGACGCCCAGTGATGAGGAGGGGGCGGTGGGGCCCAG gtgccaccaGCGCTCCGTGGCCATGCTGGACATTCCCTTCCCGCCTTTCTGCGCCTTCCTGGGATCCCTGGGCTTGCTCTGCGTGGCCCTGGTGGGCGCCTGGTGCCAGCACTGGCGCGGGGGCTTTTCCCTGGATGGCGGATCCCGGACTTTCAACTGGCACCCGGTGCTGATGGTGACGGGCTTGGTGGTTCTCTACGGAGCAG ctGCCCTGGTTTACCGCGTTCCCAACACCTGGAGCGGCCCCAAGCTTCCCTGGAAGCTGCTGCACGGCGGCCTGGCTTTGGGAGCGTTCGTCCTCACCGTGCTGGGGTTAGCGGCCGTGTTCCGCTTCCACAATTCCAACGGGACGCCCAACATGTactccctgcacagctggatggggctgggaaccgtcctgctcttctcctgccAG TGGGCGGCGGGATTTGGAGCgttcctgcttccctgggctCCCGCCTGGCTCCGGCAGCTGTACAAGCCCATCCATGTTTTCTTTGGCTCCACCATCCTCATGTTGTCTGTGGCTTCCTGCGTGTCGGGAATCAACGAGAAGCTTTTCTTCAGCCT GAAAAACGGGACCACGCAGTACAAGCTCCTTCCTGCCGAGGCCGTGTTTGCCAACACTTTGGGAATCCTGATCCTGCTTTTCGGGGTGCTGGTGGTGGGTGCCCTGGCCAGGCCCAGCTGGAAGCGCCCGGATTCCGACTCCCTGGATTCCCGCCAG cccctgctctctGCCGAGCGCTGA
- the TKFC gene encoding triokinase/FMN cyclase encodes MEIPKKLVNSVSGCADDALAGLVSCNPGLRLLQGHRVLLRSDLSAVRGRVALLSGGGSGHEPAHAGYVGKGMLTGVVAGAVFTSPSVGSVLAAIRVLAQAGAVGILLIVKNYTGDRLNFGLALERARSEGADVRMVVVGDDCAFAAPGKAGRRGICGTVLIHKVAGALAEAGAGLDEIVEKVTAASKAMGTLGLSLSPCSIPGSKPSFQLAEDEMELGLGIHGEAGVRRMKVLPADEAVETMLKHMTDPSNASHISLTPGCSVVLMVNNLGGLSCLELGIVAGAAVRRLESRGIRIARALVGCFMTALEMAGVSLTLLVVDEELLRLIDAKTTAMAWPNVPAGPATARREEIPAPMDVPGQPLDETGTGPGAVPVQRVLERVCSTLLDIQDKLNQLDRKAGDGDCGHTHARAAHAIREWMRSRPPPAAPSQLLSCLADLLLEKMGGSSGVLYGLFLTAAARTLRGRSDPAAWADAMDSGIDAMQRYGGAAPGDRTMLDSLCAAAKALHSLRAPGADPLRVLEAAVQSAEVAAEATKHMEAGAGRASYIRSSRLEHPDPGAVAVAAVLGAVLGGLRDPK; translated from the exons ATGGAG ATTCCCAAAAAACTGGTGAACTCGGTGTCCGGCTGTGCCGACGATGCCCTGGCCGGGCTGGTGTCCTGCAATCCCGGGCTCCGGCTCCTGCAGGGCCACCGGGTGCTCCTGCGGAGTGACCTCTCGGCCGTCCGTGGCCGCGTGGCCCTGCTGTCCGGGGGGGGCTCCGGCCACGAGCCGGCCCACGCAG GATACGTCGGGAAGGGAATGCTGACCGGAGTGGTGGCCGGAGCCGTGTTCACCTCCCCGTCCGTGGGCAGTGTCCTGGCGGCCATCCGGGTGCTCGCACAGGCGGGAGCAG TCGGGATCCTCCTGATCGTGAAGAACTACACGGGGGACCGGCTGAATTTCGGGCTGGCCCTGGAGCGGGCGCGCTCCGAAGGGGCCGACGTGcggatggtggtggtgggagaCGACTGCGCCTTCGCCGCGCCCGGAAAAGCCGGGAGACGCGGGATCTGCGGCACTGTCCTCATCCATAAG GTGGCGGGAGCGCTGGCGGAGGCGGGAGCGGGTTTGGATGAGATCGTGGAGAAGGTGACGGCGGCTTCCAAAGCCATGG GTACCCTGGGTCTCAGcctgtctccctgcagcatCCCGGGATCCAAGCCCTCATTCCAGCTGGCTGAGGATGAgatggagctggggctgg GGATCCACGGAGAGGCCGGAGTGCGCAGGATGAAG gTGCTGCCGGCGGATGAGGCCGTGGAGACGATGCTGAAGCACATGACGGATCCATCCAATGCTTCCCACATATCCCTGACCCCTG GGTGCTCCGTGGTGCTCATGGTGAACAACCTGGGTGGATTatcctgcctggagctgggaatcGTGGCCGGAGCAGCCGTGCGCAGACTGG AGAGCCGAGGGATCCGCATCGCCCGGGCCTTGGTGGGATGTTTCATGACGGCGCTGGAAATGGCCGGAGtctccctcaccctgctggtggtggatgaggagctgctgcgGCTGATCG ATGCCAAGACCACGGCCATGGCTTGGCCCAACGTTCCCGCGGGACCGGCGACCGCCCGGAGAGAGGAGATTCCAGCGCCGATGGATGTTCCAGGGCAGCCGTTGGATGAGACCGGCACAG GGCCCGGAGCGGTGCCGGTGCAGCGGGTCCTGGAGCGGGTGTGCAGCACTTTGCTGGATATCCAGGATAAGCTCAACCAGCTGGATCGGAAAGCAGGAGATGGGGATTGTGGCCACACACACGCCCGGGCGGCCCACG CCATCCGGGAATGGATGCGCTCCCGGCCGCCTCCGGCCGCCCcgtcccagctcctctcctgcctggccgacctgctgctggaaaagatGGGAGGCTCCTCCGGAGTG CTCTACGGGCTGTTCCTGACGGCGGCCGCCCGGACCCTGCGCGGCCGGAGCGATCCCGCGGCGTGGGCCGATGCCATGGATTCCGGGATTGACGCCATGCAAAG GTATGGAGGAGCCGCGCCAGGAGACCGGACGATG ctggattCGCTGTGTGCAGCCGCAAAGGCTCTGCATTCCCTGCGCGCTCCCGGGGCCGACCCGCTCCGGGTGCTGGAGGCCGCGGTGCAG AGCGCCGAGGTGGCGGCGGAGGCCACCAAGCACATGGAGGCCGGGGCGGGAAGAGCCAGTTACATCCGCTCATCCCGGCTGGAGCATCCCGATCCCGGGGCCGTGGCCGTGGCTGCCGTGCTGGGGGCCgtgctgggggggctgcgggaCCCCAAGTAG